The following coding sequences lie in one Cannabis sativa cultivar Pink pepper isolate KNU-18-1 chromosome 5, ASM2916894v1, whole genome shotgun sequence genomic window:
- the LOC115715847 gene encoding AT-hook motif nuclear-localized protein 23, whose protein sequence is MAGLDLGTASRYVQHQHHHHHHHNNNNNNNNQPQQLQRHLNLHTDQFSSDHHQDDGGSGGVGGGGGLELITGNPDHDLVGRRPRGRPPGSKNKPKPPVIITRESANTLRAHILEITNGCDVFDSVATYARRRQRGICILSGSGTVTNVTLRQPAAAGAVVTLHGRFEILSLSGSFLPPPAPPGATSLTIFLAGGQGQVVGGNVVGELTAAGPVIVIASSFTNVAYERLPLDEEAEAQLQMQTPAAPEGSGGSGGGGGGGGGGVSGNSNNNPFPDPSSGLPFFNLPLNMQNVQLPVDGWGGNSGGRTTPF, encoded by the coding sequence ATGGCTGGTTTGGATTTAGGCACAGCTTCTCGCTACGTTCAACATCAAcaccatcatcatcaccatcacaataataataataataataataatcaaccACAACAATTACAACGACACTTGAATCTCCACACCGATCAATTCTCTTCCGACCACCACCAAGACGACGGAGGAAGCGGCGGAGTTGGAGGAGGAGGTGGATTAGAACTCATTACTGGAAACCCAGATCATGACTTAGTGGGCCGCAGGCCCAGAGGAAGACCACCTGGGTCCAAAAACAAGCCCAAACCACCAGTCATAATAACACGAGAGAGTGCCAACACTCTTAGGGCCCACATCTTGGAAATAACCAACGGCTGCGATGTATTCGACTCAGTCGCCACCTACGCGCGCCGCCGTCAAAGAGGGATCTGTATTTTAAGCGGAAGCGGTACTGTAACCAATGTAACTCTCCGTCAACCGGCTGCAGCCGGAGCCGTCGTAACACTTCACGGAAGATTCGAGATACTCTCTCTTTCAGGTTCTTTTCTACCGCCGCCGGCTCCTCCCGGGGCTACTAGCTTGACTATTTTCTTGGCCGGAGGGCAAGGACAGGTCGTCGGTGGAAACGTCGTCGGTGAACTCACGGCGGCTGGACCTGTTATCGTTATTGCTTCGTCTTTTACTAACGTGGCTTATGAAAGGTTGCCGTTGGATGAAGAGGCGGAGGCTCAGCTTCAAATGCAGACTCCGGCGGCTCCTGAAGGATCGGGTGGTAGCGGCGGCGGCGGCGGCGGAGGTGGTGGTGGGGTTTCGGGGAATAGTAATAATAACCCTTTTCCAGACCCATCTTCAGGGCTTCCTTTCTTTAATTTACCGTTGAATATGCAAAATGTTCAGTTGCCGGTGGATGGTTGGGGTGGAAACTCAGGTGGTCGTACGACGCCGTTTTGA